A window of Sediminitomix flava genomic DNA:
CCTTCTTGCTCCAATTTCTCTTGGATAATGCCTACAATATCTAACGCCTTACTGAAAAAGTAAATATCTCTTCTTTTGTCTTTATCAACGTTCGCAATAATGGTGCGTACAAAGTTTTCGATTTCAACATCTAGTGGAAGGTAATGGAACCAAGGAGTGTTATTTTGAAAAAGAGCCTTGATTTTAGAATTGGCATTTTCTCGGGTGAATTTATTGAAAAAATCCACAGAAAACCGGATTGTAACGTATTCATATTTTGCTCCATGTGGAAATTCAATTTCAAATTTTTGAGAAGAATTATAGATGAAAACCCCAAGATTATGAAATTTTTTGGTATCACCTTTACTAAAGTAAGACCCCGTAAAACCGATTCGGATAATAATATATGTTTTTCCATCATCCGGTTCATATTTTACGATGATTGGTCTTTTAGAATTGAGTTGAAAAATACCTACATACATTTCCTCCAAGAAACAGAAAGAGTTTCCTTTATAAGTACACCAACTTGTGTCGATATTGAGTTCTTCTCCATCCCAAGAGCCTTTTAAATCCTTGGCTAATTTCTCATAGCTTTCATGAACTTTATGTTCACTTGCCTCAAATGTAAACTTCTCTTCCATTTCAAGAAATTTGTTCTTAATAAAGATACCAAAGTAAGTGTTTGAATAAACATCTTTACAAGATGAAAAAGTTGACAATTCTAAACAATTCTTTAAGTTTTTCCTTCAAGTACCTTCTTTCTGTAAATCAGATATTTGTAATATGTTAAATAGGGTAGGAACTTCTATTTGATACATTCGAGTAACATTGAGTTAGATAATCAATTCGGTGTTTTATATTTAAATATCAGTTTATCATGAGAATTAATATTCAAGGAGTCAACAGAAAATTTCATAGAATTAATGGGAAGCTTTACGAATTATTTGAAATTTTAGATGAGCAAGGTAAAGTACTTCGAACCATTGATATTCCCCTAAAAGTTGAACTTAGAGTTAATGATCTTTTAGAAATAATTGTAGGTGCTAGTATTCTAGCCGTTCCGACTGCTTTCACAGAAGAAGTGTGGACAATGGGCGATGAATTGCCATGGTTAAATACTTTACTATTGAGTGGGATTTCCTTAGTGTTTATTGCTTGCTTTGTCTATTATTCATCCTACAAAATGCAATTTAAGTTATTCCGAAAAGAATTTCTGTTTAGAATACTTTCTACTTATATTTTATCGGTAGTGATCGTAGGAATATTACTTAAAATAGTCAATAAATGTCCTTGGTTCTTAGATTTTAATTTAGCTCTAAAGCGTACTTTAATTGGTGCTTTCCCTGCTTCTTTAAGTGCTACCTTGACTGATCAATTCGGAGAATAACAAGAACATCTAAGGTAAGCAGTTTTTATATAGATTTACTCGTAAGTAAACCTATTAATATGTCAATAGCAAGCATGTTTTAGACTTGAATCTCCCCAAAAAAAAAGCAATCTCCCTGCTATAAATCCATGGCAGGGAAGTACCCCTTCTGATGCTGTTGTGATATAGTTCACGAGTATAAATAAGACTAATAGAAATAATTATTTTACTAAAAAACACATAGTATATTTAATAAAAACCATTGCTGGATTATAAATAACCAAGCATTAAGAATGTAGTAAAGTATGCCATATATAATATATACATTATGTGAATATGGTTCTAGAAAACGAGTAGTTGTCGTATTTAAGTCTTTCTCCGTTAATGATTCGAATATAAAAGCAAAGTTCCAATCAATTCTCTCTTCTTGTATATACTCCTTTAATTGCCTATATGTATCGGCAGATTCTCCAATGTAAATACATGGTTCCAGTGACTTTTCATCATAGCCAAATAAGTAATAGAGATTGGCAGATTCCCTTTGTAAGTAGTTTTTTACATTTTCTATGAGGTGTCTAGGGAAACAATAAGCTCTAATGACACTGTTACTAACAGTTTTTATTCTTACGAGTCTTGATCAGGATTAGGGATGTGGGTGTTTATACTTTTTCCTCTTTTCATTTATTTTATTATCGGGGTTTTGTTAATGAGTATCTTTACCTAAAGATTTATGTTTTTAAATACTTTAAGGAGTGATTCCAGCGAGACTATGTATCAATATTGATTATCAGTTTTTTAAGATTTGCTGCTAAACAATATCTATTTAGAATAAGAGGATTAGAATATTAAAGATCTTACATTATTAGTAACAATATTTCCTTTGAAATATTTAATTATAGTGAAGTATTTTATCTATAATTTTTTCCAAGGGTCGTAATTAAATTTCATCATATAGTCTTGCCATTTTACAATCAGCACCTTTTCAATATGCCCTTCCTTGACTGGTGAGTAGCCGTATTCATAGCTAAAGTAATAGACGTGTCCTTTTTGGGTTAGGTATAGATTTGAAAAGTATTCAAAAGAAAATCCGTGGCTATCCAAAATGTCTTTTCGGATTGTGGCTTTTCCTTCTGGACAAGCTTTCTTTAAAATATTCCGATTTCTTCGAAGCAGTTTATTTATACTGAGTTCTCTTTCAGCTATCTGTTTTCGATGTTGATTATGATATGAGGCTTTGCACTTGCTATCACAAAATTTTCGATCTATTCTTCCGACAGTAAGTGGTGTATTACAGTATTGACAAAGGTTGGGCATCGGTCGTATATGTTTATTGAAACGCATATATACGTATATATGCGTTTCAACAAACGCTTAAGTCAAATATAATGCGTCATTTACAAGAAAAATGGCAGTTCATTCTAAGAAAATTAAACTTTCAAAACTGCGAATTAATCAGCAGCGGTTTATTCGTATTGATTTTGAAAATGAAGAGGGGATTAAACAATTAATTAAGCAGTTACCAGATGTGAAATGGTATAATCCATTGGATTGTGTATTTATACCCAATACCCCTTATCATTTACAGAGTGTATTTCGCTTATTTAAAGGCTTGGCCTGGATAGATGCAAATGCTTTATTTCAGAAAAGAGATTTGACTAAGGCGGATACATATACGGGCCTATATCAGAAGTATCAGCGGATTAAAATAGGAGAAAAGGCCAAGGAAGCCTTGTTATTGATGCTAGATCGTTTAGAGGGGTTACGTTATAGTGTGCGTACTGCAAATATTTATTTACACTGTTTTGAAAAGTTTTTATCGCATTATCCTAGCCATGACATCGATAAAATACAGAAGCATGAAATTGAGCAGTACTTATTACATCTAGTGCGAGATCGAGAAATGTCTGCGTCCACACAAAATCAGACAATCAATGCCATCAAGTTTTATTATGAACACATCTTACAATGGGACACGCAGTATTATCATGTCCAGCGGCCTAATAAACCAACACTTTTACCAAAAGTGATTAGTAAATGGGATATACAAAATATTTTAAATCAGGCCACAAATATAAAACATCGGGCTTTGTTAGCCTGTATTTACGGTGGAGGGCTGAGAGTCTCTGAAGCTTGTCATTTAAGAATAAAGGATATAGATTCTGAGCGGATGGTGATTAACGTAAGAGGAGGGAAAGGTTTACAAGACCGCACAACATTATTGTCTACCAAAACTTTGGAGTGGTTGCGGGAATATTATAAGATTTATAAACCCCAAGAATATTTATTTGAGGGTGAAGCGAAAGGAAAGGCTTACAGTCCTCATAGTGTAAGACGTTTGCTAGACCGATATGCAAAACGAGCTCAGATTACTGTAAAAGTAACTCCACATATGCTCCGTCATAGTTTTGCAACCCATTTGCTCGAAGATGGGGTCGACTTAAGGTATATTCAAGCATTGTTGGGACATCGTTCAAGTAAAACGACAGAAATATATACTCATGTGAGTACCAAAGAGATCAAAGAATTTAGGAATCCTCTGGATAGTATATTTGAAAAGTGATAAAAAGAAGGAAATAATTGCATGAAATTGATAAAACAAGTAGTTTGAGGTGTAATTAAATAAACTGACAATGTGACTCAGGAGGCGAAGCTGTATCCGTATATAGCGGGTATATTGCATATGCACGTTTTTGGTAGCTATATTGCACTATGAGTGACATATACACGGTTGTTGGGGCTCATTGTTCAGTTAGTTCAAATAGCAAAACAGATTTATCGTTCAGATTCTAATTTCAGTTGTAATTTTTATGGAATTTAATCTTAAC
This region includes:
- a CDS encoding helix-turn-helix domain-containing protein, with the translated sequence MEEKFTFEASEHKVHESYEKLAKDLKGSWDGEELNIDTSWCTYKGNSFCFLEEMYVGIFQLNSKRPIIVKYEPDDGKTYIIIRIGFTGSYFSKGDTKKFHNLGVFIYNSSQKFEIEFPHGAKYEYVTIRFSVDFFNKFTRENANSKIKALFQNNTPWFHYLPLDVEIENFVRTIIANVDKDKRRDIYFFSKALDIVGIIQEKLEQEGTNVKKNIHPEDLKAMMQLKDEYLSNFSEQPNLSDLSDEFGMSISKLNRIFKSIFDQPILQFYKQQKIEEVYRQIIYTDKSLTEVSMDLNFSDNAHMSNVFKKYYGYAPSELKERKDKGKL
- a CDS encoding DUF2391 family protein, whose protein sequence is MRINIQGVNRKFHRINGKLYELFEILDEQGKVLRTIDIPLKVELRVNDLLEIIVGASILAVPTAFTEEVWTMGDELPWLNTLLLSGISLVFIACFVYYSSYKMQFKLFRKEFLFRILSTYILSVVIVGILLKIVNKCPWFLDFNLALKRTLIGAFPASLSATLTDQFGE
- the xerA gene encoding site-specific tyrosine recombinase/integron integrase, coding for MAVHSKKIKLSKLRINQQRFIRIDFENEEGIKQLIKQLPDVKWYNPLDCVFIPNTPYHLQSVFRLFKGLAWIDANALFQKRDLTKADTYTGLYQKYQRIKIGEKAKEALLLMLDRLEGLRYSVRTANIYLHCFEKFLSHYPSHDIDKIQKHEIEQYLLHLVRDREMSASTQNQTINAIKFYYEHILQWDTQYYHVQRPNKPTLLPKVISKWDIQNILNQATNIKHRALLACIYGGGLRVSEACHLRIKDIDSERMVINVRGGKGLQDRTTLLSTKTLEWLREYYKIYKPQEYLFEGEAKGKAYSPHSVRRLLDRYAKRAQITVKVTPHMLRHSFATHLLEDGVDLRYIQALLGHRSSKTTEIYTHVSTKEIKEFRNPLDSIFEK